From the genome of Arvicola amphibius chromosome 9, mArvAmp1.2, whole genome shotgun sequence, one region includes:
- the Polr1h gene encoding DNA-directed RNA polymerase I subunit RPA12, producing the protein MELASPHSNFQSDLDFCPDCGSVLPLPGAQDTVICPRCGFSIDVRDFEGKVVKTSVVFHKLGAVVPTSVDEGPETQGPVVDRRCPRCGHEGMAYHTRQMRSADEGQTVFYTCVNCRFQEKEDS; encoded by the exons ATGGAACTGGCCAGCCCCCACTCCAACTTTCAATCAGACTTGGATTTCTGCCCGGATTGCGGCTCGGTCCTGCCGCTGCCCGGAGCTCAGGATACTGTCATCTGCCCTCGCTGTGGCTTCTCCATAGACGTGCGAG ATTTCGAAGGGAAGGTTGTGAAGACCTCGGTTGTGTTCCACAAACTGGGGGCAGTCGTACCTACATCTGTGGACGAAGGACCTGAAACGCAGGGACCAGTG GTTGACAGGCGCTGCCCTCGATGTGGTCACGAGGGAATGGCGTACCACACCAGACAGATGCGCTCAGCTGATGAAGGACAGACTGTTTTCTATACCTGTGTCAACTGCAG